In Setaria viridis chromosome 5, Setaria_viridis_v4.0, whole genome shotgun sequence, the genomic stretch CAATGTACAGAGAAGCTAGGCTGAAAAGcctagaaaaaggaaaaagaacgATACACTTTGCTCAAATTAGGATACAGAGCAAAAACCAACAAACAAAACAAGTCCTATGTTTTTACTACGTTGTGGCCGATTGCCTTCCTCCTGGCATCTGTTCCTGATCCATATGTGCCTTGCTGAATGCCTCCAGGTCATGTTGAATGATCAGTGCTAGTTCATGTGGCTGCAGGGCTTTGTTGTCAAACACTCGACGACATCGTTCCTTCCAAATGTTCCATACCGTGTAAATACAGACCTGCGTATGCTTAGTTGCCGTTGTAGTTCCTGCTGCTAGCAGGAACTCCCACCAATTATATAGGCGATGAACATTGTTCAGAAATGGCAGTGGAAAGTTTGTCCACTGTGCAATCTTACTCCAGACCTCCTTGGCGTAACTGCATTTTGCCACCATGTGCAATGTTTTTTCATCTTGGCTTCGACACAGTTGACAAGTAGGATTTGCTTGACCCCCTCGCTTGATGATCCGGTCATTTGTTGGCAATTTGCGCTGCAATATCAACCAGATGAAAATTTTGCACTTGTTCTCAACTCTAACTGTCCAAATCTTCTCCCAGTTAAGCTCGGCATAACTTCCTTGGAACTGCATGTCATATGCTGATGTTGCTGTGCATGTCCCTTGTGCTGTGAAGCGCCACACAATGCTGTCTTCCACGTTGGTTAACTGGATCACGTAGACTTAAGGGTTTTGACTAGCGTCTAGAAAAACTTCTTGACGGTCTAGGCGAACAGTGGGGCTAAATGAGACTGTATGTTCATCATCCCAGTAAGGGATCAACATAGTTGACCTCAGCAATTTGTTCTCAAttcttttgccaaaaaaaacacTTGTTCCTATTTCAAAATTCGTAGCCAGTGGTATTCAGGTGGATACCCATGGTTTTGGATAAAAGTTTTAGCATATGCACTTCCAATGTTCATATATGTATAGAGACCCAGCAATCATTATCCCAGCCAAGGAATCTcaccgtttttttttttttgacaaatgaaTACCTAGGTTGAAAATGCTGCCTACACCACTGGAATTGATAGGCTCCAAACCACAGGAATTTGGTCCACAATGAGACCGGCTGGCAGCAACGCAGTGATAAATTAGTATAATGGCGAGCCACTTGCTACTCGTGACAGTTCAGATCAGTTTAAAGAATCATCAATTGATAGATGATGGGGGCAGGGGCAGAATGTCTTGTGACAATGTCTCTCCCTGACTCCCTCCCCCGCGCGCTCTCTATCCAGCAACTTGACGCCCAATAACCCGGCGCCCTCCTGGGCCCGAGGACGCTTTGCTGAATTCTTGCTGCCGATTCCCAGCGAGATGCTCAGAGAACACCTGCACGGCCTGACGGCGCTCACGTTCTCCCTCGCTTCGTACACAATGCTCCTCCCCTCCTGCGCTGCAGCTGACCTGTGTTGTGATGTCTTCGAGACTGCGATCGAGTGCTGCTTGTCCGGTCCCGCCGTTCAGCGTCACGCCCCGTCGTTGCCCGTGACCTCATCTCGCTCCGTCGCTCGTCAGAGGAAATGGATGGACGGGCGATTGGGCGTAGTGCTAACGCAGCCCATGGCCCATGCGGCCACGAGGCTGCACTGCTGGCTGGCCTGGCATCGAACACCAGGCTGGCAGGCTGGCTAGATGTTCCTCAACAGGATAGTGACGCTGAGGCACGACGGGAGATTGACCAGAGACCAGACTGGCGATATGGCGGCCATGACAGCATGTCACATGACTGGAGATTGAGATGATGTTAAGTATTCCCAATCCGTCAGGCATCGTACGTTTCACTTTCACAGTGAAGAAATCAGGTCGTACCATGCGTGCTCAACCACGTGATCAGTAGGCCAAAAAACGTTGCCTGCCTGAGCGGCTGAGCCTGGCTGcctgctgcaactgcaatggAAATATGGAGGCCGAGTGGTACTGATATACCATACTAGAATAGTGCTGCACAGTATATGGCACGGGATTACTCCATGTAATGTGTATAAGCAAGTAGTAGCCTACGTACAGAGTGCAGTGCACAAGAAACACGAACTGATAGCTTCGCATGTACAACGTTGTCACGGTCGAGTGCTAGAGTTGTTGTAGACACTCGCATTGTCCCATCGATCGGTGGCCGCTACGTACAtgttgcagtacatgcatgctgCATCGCCTACTCAGCCGTCCAGTCCTTACTGGCAGTGGCTAACGTGCGGTGTTGCCAAACATGCATGCACGCCGCCGCAGATTCTTCAGTTGGTCACATGCCACTCGGGCACTCGGTCAGAGACTGGATCGCATGCACGCGGCCCTACTCGATAGCTTGCATGACATGTCCATCCCGATGCGATGCAGCACTGTCTTTGGGGTCCTGACCCCTGTCCAGAGTCCAGACACAGACGGTACGAGATGATAAGTGAACATAAGCCAGGCTAGTACTACATACGTACCAGTGCAATCCAGTGCCCGTGCAACAGCTTGCGTCGCCTCAGTCCCTGTGTTCACAATGCAACTCACATTGTTAGGTTCCAATGGGGAAAATGCAAAACCATGTAACCATGTGACTTATCCAAATCGTTGATTTCTCTTCATCCAACGGTTGATCCAATACCTACCCTCTCTATTTCTCACATATTCATAATCCATCTCACCATTGATTAAAAATGAATGACTTAGATAGCTCACGATTGATTACATTACATGTAACTGAAAAATTCATATCTTCCGATGGGCATGCATCGAGGGCACGCAATAATCCAGTTATGGTTGCATGGGGATACGCTTCACGCTCTGCCAGGCGCCCAGCTCTGCTTGCAGCTCTTGAAATTGAATAGGTACGTACGCAACGCACGCGAGGCCCGCCTGCGCCGATTTACGAGGCGACCGCCGACCGGCGTGCTCCATCGGGTCAAACGCACGGCTGACCACGCTGAAAACCTCTCGTGCGCGCACACTACAcatcctctccccctctctcttctcACCGATGGCGGGAGAGAAGAATCAACTTTGGCGGGAAGGTTGGGCGCATAATGAACGAACATCCTTCAAATTTATCCCTTTTTGACGGATGGCCCCTTTTTAAAACGGATGGGCAGCTTTCGTGTTAGTTATCGAGCCATCCAACGAGCCGTACTGCACATCTCGTCCTCCTATGCGGATTATAAGAGATAAGAGTCGCCGTGACCGTGCAGGTGCCAGCATAAAAGGACAAGTTGTTTATGCAAGATGCTTGCTGTGTCCTTTGTTGCTGCATTGAAATCACCATCCGCCATGTGATCCAGCTTTTCAGAGAAACCTAAAATGGGTGCAGGCTTGTGGGCTGTGTGGCCTGTGGCTGACTGCCTCTGGAATCACTGGGTTAGTTGTCTGCATTATGGGTACCGAAAACCTACAGTTTGTATAAAGGTACCCTAAGCTAAGCACATATTGCTCCAAAATGGAGAGGGAAACCCAATATCCCCTCCATCTCTAATCATAAAATTAATTATTAGGGTATGTTTATTTGGATCCATCGGGTAATGGTAGGTAACTAATTTTAGCCGGAGCGGATCTATCCGACCCAGTTAATTCCAATTTCCATCTAGCCAGCTAATAGATTAAGTACCTAGGCGGATCCAATCATCCATATATGACCTTAGATAAAAGAAAATCCGTAGCTCATCCAAACAACCTAGATTATTGTCTGGATAGTTTGAGCGGCACACAATCCAATAAACCACATGACATGACATGATACGGTCTTCCATTAGACTTTGAccatttgtttattttatatattatattgtttatagttataaacttataaacattggagagtatatttgattacaaattcaatcatgtcaaatttacattaaaaaataaaaaaattggtgactaaattattgatcaaagattgtaaactttgaatcttgatatgtgtgTGCGCCTTATAAACAGGAAAGGGAGTATATTACTAGCTAATAGAAGATAATGCATAAAAAAGAAGGCCATTTGCCCATGGTCCCGATGGCCTATAGTAATAAAGGTGAGGGCATTATATACAATAATCACCTAAAGGCGAGTGAAAATTCGAACCACCTATATATAATACAGGTATTCAAACGGCTCCTTGACTATTTCTATCCATATTTGTAGTTCCAACTCTTAATAATCTCTATAGATAATTCAGATTTCTAGAATCTCTAATCGATATTCAAAGGGGCCTTGATGCCGTTTTGATTGTATGCAGTCAAACACGTTAAAACTTTCATGACCCCTATTTTCTTTATTTCAGTCGAACTATTCAAAGTGGCATGGTAAAAATTTTCTTCAAAGTTGTTTAAAATATTACAAATCTTATATTTTCCCATATCTTATACTACTAACTTAGTGGTCAGTGACCATATTTGTTTATGTCTACCACACTATTTTCTGACCGTAGGACTGTGACTGCAGTGGCACTTTTCAGTATAAAATTACTGCGACGATTCCATGTATCGAGCACGTGAGTGCTGTGCTAGATCAGCAGTAGAccctctttttttcccctccatGAGCGACACGAGATATTTTGATCTGACACAATTTAACATTATTTTACGGACGAGGTGAATTATAGTTGAAACTTCTAAAAAAAGGTTATAGTTGAAACAAGTAAATTTTGTCCTCCTAAAGAGTGTTGGAGATATCgatctttattttatttttccatgAAAAGACCAAACCACAGATTATACATTTGAATTCTCCATTTCAGCCTAGCTAACATCTAAGTAGCGTGTAGACTTTCACTTTTCAGGGTCTCTCTGAGACATAAAAAATTCTTAGAATGCATCTGGTTGTACAAAAGTTCAGGACGCGGAAAAGTTTGCAATAGTGATATTTATTACAATGTAAAACAGAAATTCCAAGAGATACAGACAATAGAAGAGAAGTTTCTATGAGGCCTCTCGACTTCATATTAGatttccttcattttttttttatggatTCATGTATGTCCCTGAAATACTAGCGCTTCCGTATCATCTCGGATTCCTTCGGTGAAGCACTGGGGTAGTGAAGTGAGCAGAGCTCATTTATAGCTTCTGGCGGTTGTGCAGTTAGTTACGCTTGGGCACCGTGAGGCACCGCCATGTGGGTCACGGACCCTCGAGGACACCTAACCATGAAACAGTCGGTCGAGTTCAGCTGAAGTCTCCCAAGCCAAGTCCTGTTTCATTGTTGACTGGTCATTGACATTGGACAAGGACAAAATGGCCAATGCTTACACAAGTTATGACGTGAGAGTCATGCTTTTTGTGCTTGTCGTCTGTTGAAACGGTTAAGAGGGTACTGTTCCACTGGTGGCCTGCATGATGCAACTGTATGCTCGGCAAAAAAGACAAAAAGGTCACTACTTGTTGTAGTATGTATTTGCATATTGACAATAGAAATCCAAACAAAGTAATGCTGAATGGAGTTGTACTTCATGGAATCAAATTGAGTTGCGAGTTGCAACCACAGTAGCAGCAGTACATTCGTGCGCCAGCGGCGTCACGTACCCAAACCCAAACCCAACCAATCACACTACGGCGTACTTAACACCTAGTGACAAATAATCACGACCCACGAGCGAAGCGCCCTTCGTTTTCGCTTGCACTGGGGTCCTCCTCAAACCACGATTAACAACTCCCCTCTAATCAACCATCGAAACGACTAATCAATCACGACGACCACAACACTAACAATACTCCGACAACCTTATCGACCAAAGAAGACTGATGCGGAACTCAGGCAGGTAGCTAGAACTCAACGGCAGGTAGCTTAGCTAGAGCTGGCCGTAGGAGTGCGCGAGGTAGGCGAGTGCGCCGACGAGCGGCGCGTTGATGTAGGTGGCCGGCTCCGAGTGCTCGTGGTCGTTGCGCTGGTCGGGGAACTTGTCCTGGAGGTCGGGTCCCCCCacgacggcgccgacgagcaCGTTCGGGTTGGCCCCGCCGGCGTACAGCGCGGTGAACCCTTGCGAGCATCCGATCCTGCCCGGGTGCGCCGCCACCGACGGCAGCGACGACGCGCGGTGGTGGATCCGCCGCGGGTACCTCGCCCCGTACCCGACCATGTACGACATCCCCATCGGGTTGCTCCCCAGCAGGTAGTCCACCTGCCGCCTCGCGATGGCGCGCAGCCGCTGCGGCGTCACGACAGCGCCGCCGCAGCGCACCGTCTGCTTCCCGAAGGCGAGGTACTTGGCGTaggtgaggaggaggaacgCGCTGGAGGTGACGTACTGCATGTTGCTGTCGCTGAGCTTGAAGAGCAGGCCGCCGCGGGTGTACTGGGTCTGGTCGGTGGGTGTTCCGGGAACCATGGAGCAGATGAAGGTGTCGGCGTGGCCCTTGTACTCGTGGAGGGAGCCCAGGCGCTGCACCAGGAAGGACTTGGAGATGAGGATGCGCGCGCCGGCGTGCTTGTTGTCCCAGCCGAAGGTGTTGTCCGACTCGTCGGCGCCCAGGACCTGGCCGTTCACCTGGATGTAGCTCAGGTAGGACGGGCTCTTGGTGGCGCGGTGCAGCCACGCCGCGCCCCACAGGAGCTCGTCCTGGTACCCGGAGTAGGAGCAGTAGTAGGGGCACACGTCCGCCGCGAGCCCCGTGCTGTAGGAGCCCCGGTGCTTGTCCGCGAACTCGAACACCTGAAACGCAAGGAGGTTGAAGCAGAGCACCGAAGGAACAGAGACCAATGGAACAGGGACGAGTAGCACTACGCACCCTCTTGGCCCTGGCGAGGAGGCGGCTGGCGTACGCCGGGTCGGACTTGCGGAagacgagggaggcggcggcgagcgcggcggccgtcTCGGCGGCGACGTCGGAGCCGGGGGTGCCGGGGTCCACCTTGTACACGGTGCGGGGGGTGTCCATGTCCTCCGGCCGCTCCCAGCACGCGTGGTCCTTGGTCGCGTCGCCAACCTATGAATGATGACGAGAGGGTCAGGAGATCAGCTGGGTTTGCGTGGACGCCCCACCAAGGCACCAGTCCACAGTCCACACTGCTTGGTCCACATGGTGCGTGTGTATGTGTGACTTGTGAGCCGTGCAAGTACAGaggatttgtttgtttttttcttccattGTTTGCGAAAAAGAAGCAGCTTTTCGTGCCGTGCGCTTGTACTACTTCGTACATGCAGCTACTACTCTTTACACAAGATCTATAGATTCTTAGCACGAGTGAGGAGTAAAGAAACAGGAGTGAGTACTCTGTTTGACCATGAGGGAAGAAGAACAACTCGGAAAAGCAAGCTTGCCTGGACGTAGATGGTGTCCGGGTGCGCCGTGGCCTTGAGCAGGTAGTCGGCGCCCCAGCGGACGGCCTCCCTGGCGTGCTGCAGCTCGCCCTTCATGAGCCCGCCGAACTCCACCACGCTCCACGCCAGCATCGTCATGCTGAACGCCATCGGGAACCCGAACTTGACGTTGTCGCCGGCGTCGTGGTACCCGCCCACCAGGTCCACCTGCCGGCGCCAAACACGAACGAAACGGGCGTCAAGGAGCTGTACAATGCAATGCAGAGGAGATGACGGACTAGAAGCAGAGCCAGAGCGGCACGACGACTTGCCTTGGCGGAGGCGCCGTCGGAGAGGCCCGAGTCCCTGCGCCAGGACTGGCGCTGCGACGGCGGCAGCTTGCCCGACCGCTGGCCCTCGAAGAAGAGGATGGACTTGGCGAGCGCGTCCCTGTAGTCGTGCGCGGCGGGGCCGTGGTgcccgcgcccggccatggCGTCGCCGGGCAGCTGCACGACGAGGAGGGCGAGCACGAACAGGCAGCGGAGGCGAGCCATGGCGGGCCACCAGAGCTCCTCGCCTACTGGACAACGAAACGGGCGGCGCCGCTCGCTGCCGCCTCTCTCGGCTCTCGCCGCCTACTGGCTCACTGAACTGAAGCTCGCTCGCTCACTGGCTGCCAGAGTGCCACTCGGAGCGCGGCTTTTAAAGACGGCGCGACTGTTTTCCGCTGTATATTTATTGTCGTTTCCTTTTTCGGTTTCGGAACGGCCATTACTTTTTCCCTGGCACGGCCGCGTGCCCCGAGAGCCCGTCCGTCAGCCCGCGGCTCAGCTCCTTCACATGGGGCATGGCCACCGCCCCCAGCGCCAGCGAGCATGGCTGGCTGAGCAAGCTGCTTCAAGCAAGCAAGTGGTATCGCGTCTTCAGGGGCAGTACAGTACAGTTTTTTTTGGCCTTTTTTTAAGCTCATTTCGGCGCGTGAAATCATGGGATAAGATGGTGCCTCTCACTGCAAATGCGTGGTGGAGTGCCGGCAAGTTTCGGGCTTTAATCCAAAAAGTATTTCTTGTTTGCATTGCGATAGAGGGAGCAAATTGCCATGTATGGTCAGTTTTTGGGTTTCCAAGGCAAATTTTGTTTTAACTGAATCTGGTGCCTTGTTGGAATGGCAAAGCCTGCACCGTTTGAGCTTGAGCCGCCGCTGCTGCAGTGACTGAGAAGACGAGGGAACCGTGCAACGATCACCGCCGGCAATTAAGCCACAGGATCAGCATCTCTTTTTTCCTCCCTTTTTGCGCCTCACAAGATGGCTTTACACTCCCTCTCTGGATTAAGAACAAAGTTGGGCCTTGTTATCTGTTAGGTCTGGTGAACAGGCCCAGCTTTGCAAGATATTAGTTAGCCCATTTAGCTAGCATTTAGGTAGGCAGCCGCGCTTTTCTCTGGTTTAGGCCAGTGTTACCATGACAGAGGCACTTTTACCGTTTCATCTTTTACATAACAAAAAGATACACTGCATATTGATCAGTAGGATATACATTACAAATAATATATTGATAGTGTTTTCATCTTGGCATATATTAGATGTAGTAGTTAAAATACTTGCCACAGGAAtataactatatatatatatatatatatatatatatatatatatatatattacagtGCAAACCATGTGGAGGGATATAACTAACGAGTGagagatatgggtaccccataggtCCCACCGACCATGATACTGGTCGGTCCAGACAAGTGGATCCACCCAACCAGAACGTGCGgaccaaggacatgaagattcttggagcacaagttaaggaggttgggtgattcaaatcagtccggatattgcgggatacttatTGTAATTTGACTCGGATTGCTTTCCATGCAACAAGCAGCTAGATTAGAtttaaaccgacttgtaaccctagatcGTCAGCCTGTACAAGACCAAGGGCGCCTACCTAGAGCACGTCAACTCTCCACGaaccataccagcaatacaatccaccaaaacaaGTGACGTAGGGTATTGCTCTCTGGAGGCCTGAACATGTTTAAAcctttgtgttctcgtgatcaccttcgagtagTCTatccctacctacaaatcaaccacttgggtaacccctggtggactaTGGGATGCGTGGCGTGTGGGTGGCGGCGACTGCACGTGAAGGATGCGGCCGTAGCGGCACGAGCGACGGCGGCAAGCGACGTGGGTGGTAATTTTACCTTGACCCGTGTGCAAGGTAACCATACCAACTCATCCAGCCTAACAAACACTATCTTAACTCAACTAGCATCATAGATTGCAGATTTGACAATCAACATCTCTACATACTATAGATCCTGAGTGGGCTGGCTCGAGCTTGGCTGAGGTAGTCGAGGCTGCCAAATGCACCCAAAGCGCGTCAAGGTGTTCTTGGGCCTGCCGCCACGGGGCCTGTAGATCCTGGCCACGGTACATAGCTCCTCGCTGCCTCCACACATCCACCGTTAGCGGTCCGAATTGAGCAACTTAAGAGCAGCAGCAATCAACGGAAAATAAGCTATCTCTAACAAAATTGAGAGCGCACGAGATAAGGGTAGACCTTGGGCAATCGATTTTACTTAGTTCTTGGTGCCAACTGTAGACCGGCGGTGACGGATTTGGCCGGTGCTCTGGTTTCCTGAGCAAAGCAGACAGAGAAAGCAAGGAGAAAACGAGGAAGCCGAGGCTCAGTTGCGTGCGTGCATGGGACCTCTGAGTTAGATGCTTCGGATTCTCGTGGGCCGTTTGACGGAGAATGGAGAGAGGAGATGGAGTGGTAAGTTACGCCGCGAGTCACCGGAGGCGAGTCAccgagggggtgtttggatatcagggttaaaatttagtcctgtatgttcggatgctaattagaaggactaaatataaattaattataaaactaatcgcaaaacccctaggctaattcgcgagatgaatctattaaacctaattaattcatcattagcaaatggttactgtagtaccacattgtcaaatcatgaactaattaagcttaatagattcgtctcacgatttaaacttcatctatataattagttttataattaaattatatttaatacttctaattattaTCTACCTTTAGCCTAGCCAAACAGCCCCTGAATCAGGCCTCAGAAACCGGATGTTCGTCGTGCCCATCATATCATGTGCACACGATTTTCAGGCATCGAGCCGAATCCAGCCGCGCCCCCCGCAACAGATTCCCACGGCTTTCTCTGGCTTCGAGACCGGAAGGCGACGCGACGCGCAGGAGCGGACCATGGGTCCTGGTGCATGTACGGCGCACCAGCAGTTCGGTACGGGCGCACACGACCAGCGTCGTAGCGTCTCGACGACTTTATTCTCCGTTCATCTCGGAGCCGTCCTTCCTCCACGTGAATCTGCGAGGTGCCGAGTGCGAACGCCGTGATCATCGGCGGAACGCGAGCCGCACCGCACATTCTCCAGTTCAGTTCTCATCCGGGGCTCGGCGCCGGTGCGCTGCACGCGTACGTGTTACAGATGAGAGTAGAGAGACAATCACCTGTCAAATGCGTCTGTATCCGGTAGTCTGCACCGTACTATGTGTGATACTCCTCTATGCTCCACTGCTGGTCTTCAGTACCGGTTTCTAATcccactttagtaccggttgtacaactGGTGTTACTAAtttagtactaaaggggggtctttaagtaccgggtcaaataaccggtactaaaagtattaaaaaataaaaaaaataaatccatCGACCGAAGTCTCGGTTGcaccccgccgccatccgccaAAGCGCCGGAGCCacggccgcaccccgccgccgtccgccagaGCGCCGGAGCCCCGGTCGCACAGCACCTGAGCCCCGCACtgtagagagagggagggagggagggagggagacggCGTACTTATGCTgctcagccaccgccgccggttgCCTCCGCCGTTGCTCCTCAGCCTGCCGGTTGTCGCCGCTGCCggatctgagggagaggtgTTTGCTACTCTAAGATCCACACGCTCCATGCTCCGCCACGCCTGTTGACACTCTGCCGTTGCGCCCTCCTGACGAAGCTATGCCGCTCTttgc encodes the following:
- the LOC117859314 gene encoding endoglucanase 3, with protein sequence MARLRCLFVLALLVVQLPGDAMAGRGHHGPAAHDYRDALAKSILFFEGQRSGKLPPSQRQSWRRDSGLSDGASAKVDLVGGYHDAGDNVKFGFPMAFSMTMLAWSVVEFGGLMKGELQHAREAVRWGADYLLKATAHPDTIYVQVGDATKDHACWERPEDMDTPRTVYKVDPGTPGSDVAAETAAALAAASLVFRKSDPAYASRLLARAKRVFEFADKHRGSYSTGLAADVCPYYCSYSGYQDELLWGAAWLHRATKSPSYLSYIQVNGQVLGADESDNTFGWDNKHAGARILISKSFLVQRLGSLHEYKGHADTFICSMVPGTPTDQTQYTRGGLLFKLSDSNMQYVTSSAFLLLTYAKYLAFGKQTVRCGGAVVTPQRLRAIARRQVDYLLGSNPMGMSYMVGYGARYPRRIHHRASSLPSVAAHPGRIGCSQGFTALYAGGANPNVLVGAVVGGPDLQDKFPDQRNDHEHSEPATYINAPLVGALAYLAHSYGQL